The genomic stretch CCAGGGCAGGACAGAAACCAGGAGCTTGTtgtaacaaaaaaccccaaaacaaacccctcCTCAAAAATTCAAACCTTGGTAAACATCTAGTGTTTGGGAAGAGAATCTTCCAAATGCTAAACAGGCAGAAACCCCAAAGAACAATACCAAAAACCAAAGGATGCTCAGTAGACTTCAGCCCATCCTGAGAAGATGGACAGAGAGAAGATGGAGCAGAGAAGATCCCTTTGCATGTCTGTGGTGCTCGACCACAAGGTCAGCAAAGCTCTGATGACACCTGGGAGCATCACATCGGTCTGTTCCACATGCGGGATGCGGAGCAAAccccagcagaggctgcagttcccaccacaggagaggcaggagcagaaaaaCCACAGGGAAGCACTCTGTGGAAAATTAACAGCAAGGAAAAGTATTAATTAATGATCCGGGTGGGCCGTGGTGCCTCGGGGATCCCACACATGAGGGGACAAGCCCCGGCCACACACAGATCTCCATCTATAGCATCATAACTGTGTTATCTACCATTGCCTTGGCCCTGGAAATTTTAcaacagaagcagcacattGAGAAAAACGGGGCGTGTGccaaccagcacccccaaaaccctcctTACAAACCGACTGTGCTTGGTAAAACCATTTTGATAACTGctaaggaagaaaagcagagtaacttgaaaaaaacagagatattttctgaagaaatgctCTAACCAGGCAAAAAGGTCAAGCGAGCTTTGTCAGAGTGGTATTTTCTGAACGAGGTCTATCAGTTTCTAAATGCAGCtgttgcatttaaaattcatatgCTATCCTGACTTTGAATTAATTTCATGTCTAAGCAAATCCCTAGTTAAATCCAGAAACTGGTGTATCCAGTATGCTGAACAAGATATGCTGACAGGTAACAAGGCTGGAAGGTAAAAATTCCTCCCAGATCTTGTTGAGCAGAAGCTGGGGATTAGCGAGGCAGTAAAGAGAAACTGAGTACGCAAAGATCAAACATCTCCGTTCCTCAAAAGGGACTCAGAGAAATACCTGAGGGTGTTCGGTGCTTCTCAGTGTGCGGGATATGAACCTGTCTCCTGAAACTGGTCCAAGAACAGGAATTTTCTCTaaccacacacagaaaacatcctCACCAGCCCCCAACAGACCCTTCAACCCACAAATGGGGCTGCGCTGGCACAGACTCACATTTGCTAAAGAAATGGTTTCCCGCTGGAAACTGGTCCGTATTTCTCACAGGCCATGCCCGATGCTTCCCGTCAAGCTTTTAATTAAACACATGTTAACGGCAACAGGGAAGCCTGCAGCCTTGCAGCTTGACACTATGGAAACCGCCACTTCATGCCCAACAGGAATAACACCCACGtctttgcagctctgcagttgGCTCGGCGTTTTTCAGTCTGTGTAAATCAGACGGTAATCCCAGAGTCCCTGAAATTCCCGGTAATCTAAATTGGCTCGTGACAGCTTCGTCAAGAACATTTGAGTCGTTTTTGTAATTGCTAGGAAATGTTGCATGCTGAAAGGCAGAACACTCCATAATCCCTGTCACAGGTTTTGATGCAATTTTCAAGAATTACATAATCCCAGTCAGCTGTGGTATCATCTGCCTTGGATTTCTTGCCTTTAGCACATGAAGATAAAAGTAGAATTTACCTTACCACACGGAGTCCTTGTCTTTCATCTTGCGTTATGCTAAATGGTAATTAATCAGGGCTTTCCCTGTAGCCATCCACGAGAAACAAAATCCCACACTCTGTTTATCTTGGATTCCAAAACGCAAACCCTACAAAATCCAGGTGACCGGCTGTTTTGTAGCTCCACATAAAAGTCTCCTCTGTGCTTCAGATGCTGCAATAGTAGCCGGGAGCTGAAAATGAACGTTAATAAgtgatgcacagaaaaaaattcagaaggaTTAACAGCTCAACAGCAGATTAGCTGAGACTCTCCCAAGCAACCCCAAAAGGCTGGCTCACACATCGAGGGACCATGGCCCAAAGCCTCACATCAACCTCTCTCctaaaaggaaatgtttgagCTATTTTAAGCTCTGCAGCATCAGTAAAAACAAGCTGCGGTGGATAATCTTTGCTGGCCTCTCTACACCAAAAATCATTCTCTGCATAAGGGCTCAAGGGTCTCTACAAACATAGTTCTCCTGGACACCAGGGGATGCCACTTGTGATGGCTCAGACTCATCATTATCAGCTTTCCgccacaaaaacaaaagccaagagCTGTGCATTAGGAAATATTACACAGGGCAGCAATGCTGGCCAGCCTTAGAACAGCAGTATAAATTTATGGTGATAAAGTTAAGCATGGCTTTAAGTCACCTCCTGTAGCTTTTATAATGCAGCCTAATGCATTTGCTAAAATTTGGGGGGAACACAGTAACAGAATAACTAGTCCAGAAAGCATTTAACAGCAGAACATAAAGAAAACCTTCTTTACATCACCTCTGAAACGCCGCTCCATGGAACAGGCACTTTTCAAGAAGCAGGACACCATCTGAGTGTCCAGTCCCGCTGACCAGctacatcagaagaaaaaaaaggcactttgcTCTCTTCCACATCTCTGCTGCCTCCGAAACACGACCAGCACATGCAGGGAACATCCGTCTCCTTAAATTCAGAGGAACAGGGGGTTAGGACACTGTGAACAGCACAGTCAGATgcacaggaggaagaaaaaattcacAGCAGATGAGAACGCAGGTGGCCAGCAGTCCAGTCCCACTCATTCAGAAATACACTATTAATAAATCCAGTGTATGTCACCATTCCCCTCAAATTCACAGTACGTTCACCATTGCAGTTGATAAAAAGACCACAGACCGACAAGATATCATAATTATGGACACAAACAAAGGGGTAGTAGAAGTAGGCTTTATGAAAGTATTTAAATTTTGTGGCAAATCTCTGCATCAACATGGGCAGGGAGGCAACTAAATGCTTTGCAGTCGCAATTTCAGTTACCAAACTATTTCTGGGATAGACATTTATTACAGGTAGTTTATCTGTTCCGATTTCTCAAAGAGCTTAAGGCACAAAAGCCTGAAAAGGGCTTATAACACGTACATAAGTGCTATTATTTTCACTGTCACCTCTAATGCAACATAATATTAGCTTAAATATATTGCTTGTCCATCCGGCTTATACAACATCCAGTAGAAAACCATTTTCCAGGTTAGCAACAATTTGTTGCACAATATATCGATTAGATTGCTCTGACCCATTTTTGCTGCAAGATCTTCAGTTTCACCATACATATTCCCTCTGACAGGACAGTGGAAGACGCTATGAAATCTGAACATCTCAATGAGACCACCAAGGGGCgtccacaaggaaaaaaaaaaaaaggcatgatacacaaaataacatttaaacaaaGTTGCGggtaaaaatgttttaaactggTTGGCTGATGGGGATTATTTCTTCATACACAGGTGGAGAGGAGAGGCAAATGTGCAAGAGACCACCAGGTAAAAAGCACCGGTCTGCAGTAGTTTTATAATgctcctttctgtcttttctctcaaaaatgTTCTTCAGGTTGATTCCTTATGAACACTGAGCTACAAACTTGTCAGCTCAAGATCACAGCTTAGGTTAAGCAGAACATAAACTTTCACCTACATGATTCTTTCCTGTGCTCAAGTTACAGCAACCTCACCCAGCCACTAAAAAGCTTTTGAGACATTTTAGTGGTATCcagcaatgatttttttaaaataacacattcACGAGAGTTGGGTCAAATGACTGAAGACAATTAAATGGGCAGCAAAACAGAAGGATGGGCAGGAACCAAAATGCAAAGGGTAATTTTACTTAAAAGACCAACATTTTTATTGTACGTTGGAGTAGAGTCTTTCCCCTGTGCTGTTTCATTGAAAGTTTATAAATTACAATACCCAAGAAGTATTAAGAGTTCATTTCAAGACAAAAGGAATCAAACTGTTGCAGTTCTAACTTCCACCATGAATAGAAAGTACCATGATGCTCCTACAATACTCGTTCCGTACAGGAAAGGCCACGGTCCTCCTGTACTTCGAGTACCAGACCTGGGTGGAGAAAAGGGCCACCCCCAATTGCTGCAGGATCTGGGTGCAGCACGACAGTCCGGAGCGCGCTGGCAGGTTTGTCACCCAGACACAGCGCCTCAGCAACGAGGCTATAAGACGGCTGGAATCTCTGATGAGACAGTGTCCAAAGGCTGCCAATGACAGTCCATCAAGGCATCGTAGAGCTCTTCGCTTTGTTCCATAAACTGTTTATTTGCTTCGTGCACGTCCAGCTGAGGTGTTGGATCTAAAGGTGGAAAGACAGACATGAATAGTAAACATGTCaaatgtgtcagaaaaaaaacacaccctgtaaacattttagttttattatagaattatagaaatcattttggttggaagagaccctcatgatcatcgagtccaaccattcccccacccctggcactgccccatgtcctgagaacctcatctccatttgttcaacccctccagggatggtgactccagcactgccctgggcagcctgttccaatgcccaacaaccctttccaggacaaaatttttcctaatatccaatctgaacctcccttggcgcaacttgaggccgtttcctctcatcctatcacttgctacttgagagaagagacaaaAACAAATATGGGGGGAGTAACAAAACATTCCCAGCACTTGCCCAATCATGAACCTGACTAGATTAGCCCTAGTAAATCTTCCTGCAAAGGGATAAGAAATAACTATATCCAAATACATCCCTCTTTGCAGCGGAGATTGTCCCCATAGCACACTCAACAGAGAGAACCTGGACCTCGCAGCCCAGAGCATCCACCTAAACTGCCCAAGAAGGTGGGTTGGCACTAATGCATGGGACTGCAAAGTGGAGGAGCAGAGACGCAGGCACACATTCCATTCTGGTCCCTCCACTATGGGGCCAGAGTGGATGGTTGGGGATGGTAGATCCTATGCTGCTGCAACAAGAGTCACCAGAGCTCGTCTGCCAAAGCCGCAAACACCTCAAAGCATTTCACAGTTAGTAACCGAAGAAGTGCCAGCAACACCCAGCGAATTGCGTACGAATTTATCCCCTATTTTACAGTTGAAAGAGATGTTCGTGAAGTACTTTGGAGCTGGATACAACTCTGCCGCTACCAATGCACACTTAACATTTTGCAATAATCGACTCATCGTACTCCCCAAACCACTTGTAGGCTGTAAAGCTCACCCACAACCTACAGCTTGGGTTATCAATTAGTTTCAGTCCTGAGAAGGTTCAGACTAGGAACAGCAGCTATAAAATAAGGATGCTATTGTGCTAGGTGATTGTGACCCACTAATTTTCTCAGACGTCAGATTTACCCAAAGATAAAGGTATATTATACATTGCAATTAAGGGCCAATTTGAGAAAGACTATTTCTAATCAGTGCGAAACAACAGCTTCAATATCGAATTAAAGAAACGTACCTTCCAACGCATCCTCACCAACTTCTTCGTATgtctgcaaggaaaaaatatatgttaGGACagcagatatttatattttcttttataaatatcATCTGTTGATTCCTGCTGTCATATACCGACTTCTATTCGTGAGTGATTATAACAGAATTCTTCTCGTATAAGCCCCATGTTCCTCTCCCAACAGACTCCACAGGGGAAATCCCACACTAAACTTTTAACAGAGGCAGCAGTTCTTCAATCCTGATCTGTTTTCTCCTCTAAAACAAGGCTTATGAAGGATGCCAGAAGGCAACATTAGCGCTGCCCCATCAAGAGAACCCTTCTAACGTGACAATTCTCTTAAGAGACCCTTTGTGCTCTCCAGTCCCAGCAACAACCCCCACCCCAAGGCAAGAGTACATGCCAGGCTCTGCTAACTAGTTTTGTTTCCTCATCAAGCAGCTCCGGTAAGACCCCATAACTTGacaagaaaatgtgtttatcacccttttttttaagcttcatcGTGTTTCTGTGCTGACAGATCACTGAAGAGCGAGGACATCGTGTTCTCCTACCTGCATTGTGCTCTGCGTGTAGCCGTACTGGGGGTAGCTGTAGCTGTAACTGCCCGTGTTCTGGTCATAGCCCCACTGGGCGTAGTAGTTGTGATATTGTTGGTAATATTGGTTATAATTATAGTTGTACATCTGATTGTACTCCATTGATTTCATGcgattacttaaaaaaataaagcaggaatAAGTTGCAAATAAggcagaagaattaaaaaaaaaaccaaaacagtgaAAGAGCTTAAGATAAAATATGGTACATAGACAAGGCTTAGTCTAACGTGCAAATTGCAGTTTTTACAATACATTCACTATTTACTGCAGCAGTATTTATCATTTGCTTAcatttgcagaaagaaataagTGGTTTAAATTTAACGCCCTTTCCTGTATTCGTATTCACCTTCGTTAATAAAGATTGCTTCAATTCTTTGAGTTAATTTAGTTTCACTTCCTGGCTTTGGGAAGGAAAGAGTTCAGGACTGTGAGCCTCAGCTTAGAATAATCCTGAACCAGGATCCAGATTATTgggtccctttttccttctgataaATAGGATGAAGTTAAGtactctgcagcttcctgagaCAAGGTATTGAGTTTGCTTTACATGAAGAGTTAAAGACTTAGAGCCTTGGAAAAGAACTGGGGTTTTCTTTAGTAAAAATGGACAAAAACCTCCCCCTTCTGCCACAGACGCCCAACCAACAATTGGTTGTCCCCATTCCCAAAGAACTGGGTGGTCTCCCATGCATAGTTGGAAGACCTCACGAAGTAAAAAGGACTATAAGtaactaaaaaaatacattgaaatagCCTGTAAGCTGACTAAAATTCCCATTCCTTGCCATAAAGTGGCAGCATTCCCAAGGAACTGGGAATCTCACCTGATTAGCAAGATTTGAAATAATGAGATGACAAATAttgtttggaaatgaaaatatgtcaCACATCAAGCTATGTCTAATGATGAAATTAGTGAGAAGTAGGAAAACGGAAACAATCTTCTCACCATGATACACccccttttcctgcttttccttatCCCCCCAAGACTTCTGAGGTCACTGAAAATCTAAATATTATTCAAATAGGGAGTAATTACTATTATTCGTATTACCCTAGTGCTATGAGCCCCAAGTCAGACCAGGATCTCATTGTATCAGGTTctgaacaaacacagaaaaaaaagttaatccCTGCCCCAAAAGACTTATATTCAGTATACATTATAATAGAATTAGCAAGGTAATTGAGCTTTGCGATCCAGAAATCAATAAGCAGATTCAGACTATTTCAATTTAATGTAAAGGAacatatactttaaaaataatcatatttaaatacagtgtgtgtacgtgtgtgtgtatttaataACGTATACaattaaaaacagtgaaaaaagcCTAGTCTTGATCTCATgttatactttttaaaattcctgtgCATTCTGATTCTCCAGCTACTTTACTATATTTGTGAGTATTCCTTCACTTTGTGATGGAAACATCCAGGAAATGCACCCAAACCACTAAAAGACATTTATAAATGCACGTGATTTCACATCATCTGATACAAACGCCTGGCTGCACTTATACTCACGCTTTTGGTATAGCCACACTCAAGCGTACAGGTTTAGAGCCCAACCCCACAGCTCCTTGACACTCTGTCAGCGCTCTTTTCTGTTCCAGTTCATCCGTGAATTTCACGAAGCCGTAACCTCTGCAGAGATACAGAGTAGCTCatataaaacaacaacaaaaagccatgacacttaaaaaagaaatttttacagTGAAGTCAAAATTCGTTTTGAAAAACACAGTAAATGAAACACTTttgctggggctgtccctgctTTTAGTAGAGATTAAATGATTCTATCTTCCAGttgcttttgcaaaatgcttGAAACCATAAGCCCAGGTTTCATCAGGACTTTCAAGGGCTTGACAAAAGCAAAGTTATTCCTGTGCTAGTGGATTCTGGGGAACTGGAAGTGAGCTGACACATGACATGCCAAAATGCATGGACAGTAGCAAAGTCTAAAATCTGTACTAGGAGGATACAGATAATCTAAACACTTGCAAGTCAGCACAGGATTGACAAGACATAGACACCTTTATATCGAAAACCACCTTCACTGCAGTGCTAGCAGTACTGTACATCAGCCAGACAGAAAATACTAATTCCCCTCCAAGCCCAAAGGTCCTTTGTGTGGGATTCTGACACTGCAGTGAGTCAGAAGCGACACGACAGCGTCCAAGAGGGCAGTGCCAGGATCCTGGGATGGGACGGGCTGCCTCACGCAGCAAAAAGATCAAAAAGTGAGgtgtgggagggaaaaaggAACCCATGGAGGCCAAGgaaggagtttgggagggaaaGGGCTTGTCTATCTGGGGAGAAGAACGAGCCGTAAGCAGGGGTGTAAATTTACAGCGTATTATCTATTCTGTGGGAACTGTTAAACACCAAGTAACACACTGTTTTGAAAGAGGCATCACCTAGTTCTTGTAGTGGGTCCACGCTGGAAG from Caloenas nicobarica isolate bCalNic1 chromosome 23, bCalNic1.hap1, whole genome shotgun sequence encodes the following:
- the TRNAU1AP gene encoding tRNA selenocysteine 1-associated protein 1 isoform X2 encodes the protein MDENFVSRAFATMGELVLSVKIIRNRLTGIPAGYCFVEFADLATAEKCLHKINGKPLPGATPAKRFKLNYATYGKQPDNSPEYSLFVGDLTPDVDDGMLYEFFVKVYPSCRGGKVVLDQAGVSRGYGFVKFTDELEQKRALTECQGAVGLGSKPVRLSVAIPKANRMKSMEYNQMYNYNYNQYYQQYHNYYAQWGYDQNTGSYSYSYPQYGYTQSTMQTYEEVGEDALEDPTPQLDVHEANKQFMEQSEELYDALMDCHWQPLDTVSSEIPAVL
- the TRNAU1AP gene encoding tRNA selenocysteine 1-associated protein 1 isoform X1, whose protein sequence is MAASLWMGDLEPYMDENFVSRAFATMGELVLSVKIIRNRLTGIPAGYCFVEFADLATAEKCLHKINGKPLPGATPAKRFKLNYATYGKQPDNSPEYSLFVGDLTPDVDDGMLYEFFVKVYPSCRGGKVVLDQAGVSRGYGFVKFTDELEQKRALTECQGAVGLGSKPVRLSVAIPKANRMKSMEYNQMYNYNYNQYYQQYHNYYAQWGYDQNTGSYSYSYPQYGYTQSTMQTYEEVGEDALEDPTPQLDVHEANKQFMEQSEELYDALMDCHWQPLDTVSSEIPAVL